The Magnolia sinica isolate HGM2019 chromosome 11, MsV1, whole genome shotgun sequence DNA window CATCTTTATCACCACATCATGCGGCTGAAAGTGCGTCTGACTTTTGAGAAAAACACTGCACGAAGTCGGTGAGACCACCAAAGGAGCACGCAACGTCGGCAACATTCTCACCGCCGACTGGCGCCAATCTCGCCGCAAGCAAAACTACAGTGATAATACAGAAAATGATGTGTGGTCCCGCCGACCactgtaatttatttatttttatttttatttttgtaatttttgtatCCCTGCTCTTATTGGTTGAAAATGGTGGGACCCAATTCGATTTAGTGAGTTCCGTCACTTTTCACACCAGAAGTAGCCCGCAGGTTCATGTAATTTGGCAGTCATGCAGTATACCAAGCAGACTTGAGTAATAATAATGCCTCTAATGCCTCCTTTTGACCATGGAGTCTACGAAACAGACGTAAGTAATAACATTCTAATGTCGAAAACTTCTACTGAATTAGAGTAATCAAATACAAAGACTCTCTTATACAAAGATTAATCACTTCGAATCCACATGGATCGAGTGCAGTTTCTACATTAAAAAAGatacagtgagagagagagaaaacaaaaaaacaaaaaaaaaagaaacaagaacaAATAATAATAGAAAATCCACATAAAGAATGGCAGCTGTTCACACTAGAATTCTAACGCTCCGGCTCCACCTCGCGATTGGAAGACAGTAAACGGAAAACCCGACTCGATAGCGATAGTTTTTTCGACCCTCCGATCAGATTACGGCAAGTTGGGGTCTGATCGGCGGAGTCGACAAATGCTCTGAGTCGTTGCATGGATAGAGTGAGTGTTTCTTGAGTCATGTTCGCAAAGCACATGCGAAACCAGCCGGGCTCAGTGCAATGACATGAAGAGCCTGGTGAGATATTCAATCCCACTTCAAACAATATCTTTTTCCATAATTTCATCTCCCCTTCGAATGTTTTCGAGCATAGAAGGTGTCTCATATCCACCCAACAGAACAAACCAGCATTGCTCGTTAAGGTGCCGATGCCGGCATTCCGTAGGCCTGTTACAAGCATGTTATGCCTTTCTTGGAGCCTCTTGCGGTTCTCTGCAATGTAGTTGCTTGTAAATTTCTTGTCAGAAAGCAGCTCTGATAGTAGATACTGAGTATGGGAAGAAACTAGTCCAAAGCTCGACATCTTAGTCGCAGCCGCTACAACAGCACCATTGTCTGAATAGATCGCACCAACACGGAATCCAGGGAGACCCAAATCCTTAGAAAGGCTATAGACGATGTGGACCCGGTCGCGGACCTTCTCAGAATCTTTTAGCTCCATTAGAGCCTCAGCAATGCTAATGAAGCTCGGCGATGTGAACACGGTCCCGGAATAAATCTCGTCGCTTATTAGATGGATTCCTTTAGCTGAGATGAACCGAAGTAGTAGGTCAAGCTCGGTCCGGCTAGTCGTTGTGCCCAATGGGTTAGAAGGATTGGTGATTAGTACACCCTTTACTTTCAATTTACGCTTTTGGGCACATCGATAAGCTTCTTCTAGTGCAGTTTCGGTTATTTGGAATCCTTTGGAGCTCGAGCAATGGATTGGAACAATCTCGACTCCAGTCCGCCATTTGAGATCTCTATCGAACCTACAataattaaatgaaaaaaataaaaaataaataaacatccaTGTACTAGTAGTGAAATTTCATGCACAttgcatgcatgtatatataatagcATTGTAAGAGAAATAAGCATAGAGAAAGAACATACCCTGGGTAGTATGGTATTGGGAGAAGGAAGGCTTCGCCGGGTTCGGCAAGGCAAAACATGAGAGTCTCATTAGCTGAAGTTGCACCAGCTGTTAGAACTAGATTCTTTGGATCAAACCTTACTTTGTTTCCTCTTATTTCTGACATGAATTTTGCTAATGCCTGACATAAAAAATGGGACCATAAGTTTAGAGAATTGCCGACGGGGGCCTGCGGCCATCGTATATCAAATACTTGGTAGTGTTGGACAACTTACATTTTTGAAACAAGGCATGCCGTGATAATCTTGAAACAAGGCGAGCTCTCGGAACACGGATACATCATCTCGTTTCAGTCCAACGGTGT harbors:
- the LOC131218258 gene encoding 1-aminocyclopropane-1-carboxylate synthase 3-like, translated to MKQQHQMLSKKATCNSHGQDSSYFLGWQEYEKNPYDESTNPNGIIQMGLAENQLSFDLIESWLAHNPDTVGLKRDDVSVFRELALFQDYHGMPCFKNALAKFMSEIRGNKVRFDPKNLVLTAGATSANETLMFCLAEPGEAFLLPIPYYPGFDRDLKWRTGVEIVPIHCSSSKGFQITETALEEAYRCAQKRKLKVKGVLITNPSNPLGTTTSRTELDLLLRFISAKGIHLISDEIYSGTVFTSPSFISIAEALMELKDSEKVRDRVHIVYSLSKDLGLPGFRVGAIYSDNGAVVAAATKMSSFGLVSSHTQYLLSELLSDKKFTSNYIAENRKRLQERHNMLVTGLRNAGIGTLTSNAGLFCWVDMRHLLCSKTFEGEMKLWKKILFEVGLNISPGSSCHCTEPGWFRMCFANMTQETLTLSMQRLRAFVDSADQTPTCRNLIGGSKKLSLSSRVFRLLSSNREVEPER